The proteins below come from a single Gossypium raimondii isolate GPD5lz chromosome 2, ASM2569854v1, whole genome shotgun sequence genomic window:
- the LOC105787833 gene encoding type I inositol polyphosphate 5-phosphatase 5, whose amino-acid sequence MASMTEIRDFRIFVATWNVGGRTPNSDMNLEDFLLMEHSADIYVCGFQEIVPLNAGNILVSEDNEPAAKWLALINQALNKPHLSSINSTPDSGNDLKNSNTNVSKESKSPTNAHIFDKPVLKVLNKNFRAGSSLLKTCNCPADSTSGENRRKNTVQDLANELDLGSRYNIGELVSLSDMFPLCSIEEMNYRLIASKQMVGLFLSVWARKELVPYIAHVRVCSVGRGIMKRLGNKGCIAVSISLHQTSFCFVCSHLASGEKEGDEIKRNADVSEILKGIQFPIICKTPNHLAPEKIIEHDRVIWLGDLNYRVALSYETTKSLLEDNNWDTLLEKDQLNMEREAGRVFDGFKEGRILFAPTYKYSQNSDSYAGENGKSKKKRRTPAWCDRILWRGSGIDQLSYIRGETRFSDHRPVSSLFSVEVQVKRKHDTRFRKGYSCGVRRFEYDACIPRRHSFYDY is encoded by the exons ATGGCATCAATGACTGAAATTCGAGATTTTCG GATATTTGTTGCAACCTGGAATGTGGGAGGGAGGACACCCAACAGTGACATGAACTTGGAAGATTTCTTGCTAATGGAACACTCTGCAGATATATATGTTTGTGG GTTTCAGGAAATTGTTCCACTCAATGCTGGAAACATTCTAGTAAGTGAAGACAATGAGCCTGCTGCAAAATGGTTGGCCCTTATAAACCAAGCACTTAACAAGCCACATCTCAGTTCTATTAATTCGACTCCGGACTCTGGCAATGATTTGAAAAACTCCAATACTAATGTCTCCAAGGAGTCGAAATCTCCGACCAACGCTCATATTTTCGACAAACCTGTGCTCAAAGTCCTGAATAAGAATTTCAGGGCTGGGAGTAGCCTTCTCAAGACTTGCAACTGTCCTGCTGATTCCACAAGTGGGGAGAATCGAAGGAAAAATACGGTTCAAGATTTAGCAAATGAACTAGACCTTGGTTCGAGATATAATATCGGTGAGTTGGTTTCGCTCTCTGATATGTTCCCACTTTGTTCAATTGAGGAGATGAATTACCGCCTTATAGCGAGCAAACAGATGGTTGGACTGTTCCTATCGGTGTGGGCTAGAAAGGAGTTGGTGCCGTATATTGCTCATGTCAGAGTATGCTCTGTAGGAAGAGGAATAATGAAACGCCTTGGTAACAAG GGATGTATAGCGGTAAGCATATCGTTGCACCAAACGAGCTTTTGCTTCGTATGCAGTCACTTAGCTTCCGGTGAGAAAGAAGGCGATGAGATCAAGAGGAATGCTGATGTTTCTGAGATCCTCAAAGGCATACAGTTTCCCATCATTTGCAAAACTCCGAATCATTTAGCCCCAGAGAAAATTATTGAGCATGA CCGAGTAATATGGCTCGGGGATTTGAATTATCGGGTAGCGTTAAGCTATGAAACAACCAAGAGCCTGTTGGAGGATAATAACTGGGACACCCTTCTGGAGAAAGATCAG TTAAATATGGAGAGAGAAGCTGGGAGAGTATTCGATGGTTTCAAAGAGGGACGGATACTCTTTGCTCCTACTTACAAGTATTCACAAAATTCGGACTCATACGCCGGAGAAAATGGCAAATCCAAGAAGAAACGCCGAACGCCTGCATG GTGTGATAGGATACTATGGCGAGGTTCTGGCATCGATCAATTATCTTATATTCGTGGAGAAACAAGATTTTCTGATCACAGACCTGTTTCTTCTCTCTTCTCTGTCGAGGTACAAGTAAAAAGGAAACACGATACCAGATTCAGGAAAGGTTATTCCTGTGGTGTCAGGAGATTCGAGTACGACGCATGTATACCTCGAAGGCATAGTTTCTATGATTACTAA
- the LOC105787834 gene encoding cinnamoyl-CoA reductase 1 — protein sequence MAAAANPKEAVCVTGANGFIGSWLVRTLLEGGYTRVHAAIYPGSDPNHLLSLPGATSRGVVLQVYEADVLDYPAVLKAVEGCQGVFHVASPCSLEDPKDPDKELVRPAVQGTLNVLEAGRSAKVRRMVLTSSISAMVPNPNWDPKTQGPFNESSWTDLEYCKARHKWYPVSKTLAEKAAWEYAEKHGLDVVAINPATCLGPMLQPNLNASCAVLLQLLQGSKDTQEYHWLGAVHVKDVAKAQILLFQSPVASGRYLCTNGIYQFSQFAQTVSKLFPHYPVHRFAEETQPGLVPCKEAAKRLIDLGLVFTPVEDAVRETVDSLVTKGILKSH from the exons ATGGCTGCTGCGGCAAACCCTAAAGAAGCTGTGTGCGTGACCGGAGCTAACGGATTTATAGGGTCATGGCTGGTCCGCACCCTCCTTGAAGGCGGCTATACCCGGGTCCACGCAGCGATTTACCCAGGCTCAGACCCCAACCATCTGTTGTCTCTCCCCGGCGCCACTTCCCGAGGCGTGGTGCTGCAGGTGTACGAGGCCGACGTCTTGGACTACCCAGCCGTCCTCAAAGCGGTGGAGGGCTGCCAGGGTGTATTCCACGTGGCCTCTCCTTGCAGTCTGGAAGATCCCAAAGACCCAGACAAGGAACTGGTGAGACCAGCGGTGCAGGGCACACTCAACGTACTCGAAGCCGGTAGATCAGCCAAGGTCAGACGGATGGTGCTGACTTCCTCTATATCAGCCATGGTTCCAAACCCCAATTGGGACCCTAAAACCCAAGGACCCTTCAACGAATCATCCTGGACAGACCTGGAATACTGCAAGGCACGACATAAATGGTATCCAGTGTCAAAGACCCTAGCTGAGAAAGCGGCATGGGAATATGCAGAGAAACATGGACTTGATGTAGTGGCTATAAATCCGGCAACATGTTTAGGTCCTATGTTGCAACCCAACTTGAATGCAAGTTGCGCGGTGCTGCTACAATTGTTACAAGGCTCTAAAGATACCCAGGAGTACCACTGGTTAGGGGCAGTCCATGTTAAAGATGTTGCCAAAGCACAGATATTATTGTTCCAGTCACCTGTTGCTTCTGGTAGATATCTTTGCACTAATGGTATCTATCAGTTCTCTCAGTTTGCTCAAACTGTGTCCAAACTTTTCCCTCATTATCCTGTCCAcag GTTTGCAGAGGAAACACAACCGGGGTTAGTTCCTTGCAAAGAGGCAGCCAAGCGATTAATTGATTTGGGTCTAGTTTTCACACCAGTTGAAGATGCTGTTCGTGAGACTGTGGACTCTTTGGTAACCAAAGGCATCCTGAAATCGCACTAG
- the LOC105787835 gene encoding LOW QUALITY PROTEIN: 2,3-bisphosphoglycerate-dependent phosphoglycerate mutase 1-like (The sequence of the model RefSeq protein was modified relative to this genomic sequence to represent the inferred CDS: substituted 2 bases at 2 genomic stop codons) gives MATAMFHKSIATIQLNSSGNGWSTCKKLRNYPLKIISKAFVVDVGGSFIYGQSKLHGVHALSSHSPLVDPVSSFSQNTNDYKNNTSVESALILNRHGDSLCNEKNLFTGCVDVPFTKKGFEEAVKAGRRISNIPVDMIYTSLLIRVQMTSMLVMTKHRHKKVPIIIHKESDRAKEWSQVFSEETKRQSIPVITAWELNERMYIKFHFSLYGELQGHNKLETAQRYGKEKVHERRRLYDSPPANGESLKMCSQRAVAYFREHIEPQLXSXKHVMVASHANSLRSIIMYLDKLATQEVTSLEVSTGIPLLYIYKEGEFLRRGSPVGSKEAGVYAYSKSLAFYREALDALFQ, from the exons ATGGCTACTGCCATGTTCCACAAATCAATAGCAACAATTCAGCTGAATTCCAGTGGTAATGGATGGAGCACTTGTAAGAAACTCAGGAATTATCCATTAAAGATTATCTCAAAGGCCTTTGTAGTTGATGTTGGAGGGAGTTTTATCTATGGCCAATCAAAGTTACATGGAGTTCATGCATTGTCTTCTCATTCACCACTGGTGGATCCTGTTTCATCTTTCTCACAAAATACAAATGATTACAAAAACAATACATCAG TGGAATCTGCTTTGATACTAAATCGACACGGTGATTCTCTATGTAACGAGAAGAATTTGTTCACTGGTTGTGTCGATGTGCCATTCACCAAGAAAGGCTTTGAGGAAGCTGTCAAAGCCGGCAGAAGAATAAGCAATATACCTGTAGACATGATCTACACGTCGTTGTTGATTCGTGTACAGATGACATCTATGCTTGTCATGACAAAACACCGCCATAAAAAG GTACCTATCATAATACATAAGGAAAGTGATCGGGCAAAAGAATGGAGTCAGGTTTTCAGTGAAGAGACTAAAAGGCAATCTATTCCAGTTATAACAGCTTGGGAGTTGAATGAAAGAATGtacattaaatttcatttttctctg TATGGGGAGTTACAGGGCCATAACAAGCTGGAAACGGCTCAAAGATACGGCAAAGAGAAAGTTCATGAGAGGCGACGACTTTACGATAGTCCTCCAGCCAATGGCGAGAGCTTGAAAATGTGTTCTCAAAGAGCTGTAGCCTATTTTAGAGAACAT ATTGAACCCCAACTTTGATCCTGAAAACATGTGATGGTTGCTTCACATGCGAATTCCTTGAGGTCTATTATCATGTATCTTGACAAATTAGCTACACAGGAG GTTACTAGCTTGGAAGTGTCAACTGGGATTCCCTTACTATACATATATAAAGAAGGTGAATTTCTTAGAAGAGGAAGTCCTGTGGGATCTAAAGAGGCCGGTGTTTATGCCTACTCCAAG AGTCTTGCTTTTTACAGGGAGGCATTGGATGCACTGTTTCAGTAA